A region of Moorena producens PAL-8-15-08-1 DNA encodes the following proteins:
- a CDS encoding type II toxin-antitoxin system VapC family toxin: protein MSLWVLDTDHISLFQRGHPLVKKRLNQTKSEEIATTIVTVEEQMRGWLNVIRRASGSDTLMLAYQGLSDAIKYFKNTKILDFDQAAYNCYQELIQQRIRIGSQDLRIASIVISVEGILVTRNRRDFERVPGLTIEDWTIDEGKSQP, encoded by the coding sequence GTGAGTTTGTGGGTTCTCGATACAGACCATATCTCGCTTTTTCAACGGGGGCATCCACTGGTCAAAAAGCGTCTCAATCAAACTAAATCAGAAGAAATTGCCACAACAATTGTCACAGTAGAAGAACAAATGCGTGGTTGGCTTAACGTCATCAGGAGAGCATCTGGATCTGACACACTAATGTTGGCTTACCAGGGATTATCAGATGCTATTAAGTATTTCAAAAATACCAAAATACTTGATTTTGATCAAGCTGCTTACAACTGTTACCAAGAATTAATCCAACAAAGAATACGTATTGGTAGTCAAGACCTACGTATTGCTTCAATTGTTATTTCTGTTGAGGGTATTTTGGTTACGCGCAATCGCCGCGATTTTGAACGAGTACCAGGCTTAACAATTGAAGATTGGACAATAGATGAAGGAAAATCCCAACCATAA
- a CDS encoding BrnA antitoxin family protein, giving the protein MEAEYDFSQGKRGAIDPMPSGKTRITICLDNDVIEWFREQVHLSGGGNYQTLINQVLRQHIQHQREPIEETFRRVLREELGLVEGKSKSR; this is encoded by the coding sequence ATGGAAGCTGAGTATGATTTTAGTCAAGGTAAGCGTGGCGCGATTGACCCGATGCCATCTGGTAAGACTCGGATCACCATTTGTTTAGATAATGATGTTATCGAGTGGTTTCGTGAGCAGGTACATCTATCTGGTGGAGGCAATTATCAAACCTTGATTAATCAGGTGTTGCGTCAGCACATTCAGCATCAGCGTGAGCCAATAGAAGAGACGTTTCGACGAGTTTTGCGAGAAGAGTTGGGACTTGTTGAAGGGAAATCAAAATCCCGCTAA
- a CDS encoding BrnT family toxin translates to MVYTWRGNQIRLISARKATRTERFQYLEG, encoded by the coding sequence GTGGTCTATACCTGGCGAGGTAATCAAATTCGTTTGATTTCAGCTCGCAAAGCCACTCGTACTGAACGTTTTCAATATCTGGAGGGATGA
- a CDS encoding polyamine aminopropyltransferase, protein MEDAISDGKPIPNSSIPSLKPDQRWLLMIAAAVSSICGLAVELLLGTLASYLVGNQALSYGISVGVFLAAMGLGSYLSQFIAVNQTNSPSLQHQLLLVFVKVELLIAPLTAVLPLGLFAVFVRNGSIWLGLFFVTIVLGVLAGLEVPLLTRILELDKGVREALAGVLALDYLGALLGSLAFPILLLPIIGLFPTAFVLGSLPALMVFAIGRRFPRLRRWGYLGLTLGILLCTLAPLAIPISDKLENTLYSGPVITRIQSPYQRIVLTRQGQDVRLFLNGDLQFSTLDEYRYHEALVHPAMSASVGRRRVLVLGGGDGMALREVLKWPEVERVLLIDLDTEVVKLASHHPQLVQVNDNSFSDPRVEVLYADAFIRAPALNETFDVIIADFPDPDQEIIAKLYAEGFYRRLLPRLADKGMFVTQASSPFFAPNVLSCIAATLENVGLLVNPYVIDVPSFGPWGFVLASRRSIQPDTLNLSVSTRFLTPGILHSLFELPGDIKLGNVEVNRLAHPVIVRYQSDPRWAAY, encoded by the coding sequence ATGGAAGATGCGATATCAGATGGGAAACCGATACCTAACTCTAGCATCCCATCCCTCAAACCGGACCAGCGTTGGTTGCTGATGATTGCTGCTGCGGTTTCCTCAATTTGTGGACTAGCGGTAGAACTGTTGCTGGGAACTCTAGCAAGTTACTTGGTAGGGAATCAAGCTCTATCCTATGGTATTTCCGTTGGAGTATTTCTCGCAGCAATGGGTCTAGGGTCTTACCTGAGTCAGTTTATTGCTGTCAATCAGACCAATTCCCCATCTCTACAACACCAACTACTCTTAGTCTTTGTCAAAGTTGAACTACTCATTGCTCCCCTAACTGCCGTATTGCCTTTAGGACTATTTGCAGTATTTGTTAGGAATGGTTCCATCTGGCTGGGTTTATTCTTCGTCACTATTGTCCTGGGAGTACTAGCAGGACTGGAAGTGCCGCTACTGACCCGAATTCTGGAATTGGACAAAGGGGTGCGGGAAGCATTAGCAGGTGTTTTAGCCTTAGACTATTTGGGAGCACTACTGGGTTCCCTCGCTTTTCCCATCCTCTTATTACCCATTATCGGTTTATTTCCTACGGCTTTTGTCTTAGGGTCATTACCCGCCTTGATGGTGTTTGCCATTGGGAGACGCTTTCCCAGACTGCGGCGCTGGGGATATTTGGGTTTAACCCTAGGTATTCTCCTGTGTACCTTGGCTCCCTTAGCCATTCCGATTAGCGACAAGCTGGAAAATACTCTGTATAGTGGGCCAGTGATCACCCGCATCCAGTCTCCCTACCAACGCATTGTCCTAACACGACAAGGACAGGATGTTCGTCTCTTCCTCAATGGCGATTTGCAATTTTCCACCCTCGACGAATACCGCTACCATGAAGCTTTAGTCCATCCCGCGATGAGTGCTAGTGTTGGTAGGCGTCGGGTTCTGGTATTGGGTGGAGGTGATGGTATGGCCTTGCGGGAAGTGCTCAAATGGCCAGAAGTCGAACGAGTCCTACTCATCGATTTAGACACCGAGGTTGTCAAGTTAGCTAGTCATCACCCTCAATTAGTCCAAGTTAACGATAACTCATTTTCCGACCCCCGTGTCGAAGTGTTGTATGCTGATGCTTTCATTAGGGCACCCGCACTCAACGAAACCTTTGATGTGATTATTGCCGACTTTCCCGACCCCGATCAAGAGATTATTGCCAAGCTTTATGCAGAAGGATTCTACCGCCGTCTCTTACCGCGATTAGCAGACAAAGGCATGTTTGTGACTCAGGCATCTAGTCCCTTTTTTGCTCCCAATGTTCTGAGTTGTATTGCCGCAACCTTGGAAAATGTGGGACTATTAGTTAATCCCTATGTTATTGATGTGCCCAGCTTTGGGCCTTGGGGTTTTGTGCTAGCATCAAGGCGATCGATTCAGCCGGACACCCTCAATTTATCGGTATCAACTCGCTTTCTCACCCCAGGCATTTTACACTCCTTGTTTGAGCTGCCAGGAGATATTAAGTTGGGTAATGTCGAGGTCAACCGCCTTGCTCATCCTGTGATTGTACGCTACCAATCTGACCCCCGTTGGGCAGCTTACTAA
- a CDS encoding phosphatidylserine decarboxylase has translation MTIQPKTPNPENPEFQQFLANINQWYTEDTKGFKTYFDAAVENVKPIPEEILEDDPDGTYTYDWRNKTIEDLCQFFTDWYVWEPLVPTGLDYIQKFSWLYYQNEYGLAFVTKGAGYQMTADFVEVRGKYFDSTDSQELIQTWVNDLGGATAVCSEFYCPNPTEPDLGFENFNQFFARNLNPEANPRPITSPDDDSVVVAPADSVINMIVNDLTLETKISVKTVYLNVLELLNNSNFAQNFDGGTAVSCILMPDTYHHYHAPVSGTVVESNEDVAGEYFGIDNFPGLLNDDNVGYGYSYSVFEHFRRGYLVIETPNYGHVAMIPVGLNTIASVIFEDRFKNVTSANPVAITKGEKIGYFQYGGSLNILLFEKDRFPSLNILQGQQIGFLLGEAEAKVKLTKTRKSRFLNRIAYLAR, from the coding sequence ATGACTATACAGCCAAAAACACCAAATCCTGAAAATCCAGAATTTCAACAGTTTCTCGCAAATATAAATCAGTGGTACACTGAAGACACGAAAGGTTTTAAAACCTATTTTGATGCAGCGGTGGAAAATGTCAAACCAATTCCCGAGGAAATTTTAGAAGATGATCCAGACGGAACTTACACCTATGATTGGCGAAACAAAACAATAGAAGACCTGTGCCAATTCTTTACAGATTGGTATGTGTGGGAACCCCTAGTTCCCACTGGATTAGATTACATCCAAAAGTTTAGTTGGCTATACTATCAAAATGAATACGGCTTGGCCTTTGTTACCAAAGGTGCTGGTTATCAGATGACCGCAGATTTTGTAGAAGTGCGCGGCAAATACTTTGATTCTACTGACTCCCAAGAACTTATTCAAACATGGGTTAATGATCTTGGTGGTGCAACTGCAGTCTGTTCTGAGTTTTATTGCCCAAACCCGACTGAACCTGATCTAGGATTTGAGAATTTTAATCAATTTTTTGCCCGGAATCTAAACCCAGAGGCAAATCCTAGACCGATTACTTCACCCGATGACGACTCTGTTGTCGTCGCTCCAGCAGATAGCGTTATCAATATGATTGTTAACGACTTAACCCTAGAAACAAAAATATCTGTAAAAACAGTATATTTGAATGTTTTGGAGCTTTTGAATAACTCAAATTTTGCCCAAAACTTTGATGGAGGTACTGCTGTTTCTTGTATCCTCATGCCCGATACCTATCATCACTACCATGCACCTGTATCTGGCACGGTTGTAGAGTCTAACGAAGATGTCGCAGGAGAATATTTTGGTATCGATAACTTTCCGGGCTTGTTAAACGATGACAACGTTGGTTATGGATATTCTTACAGTGTATTTGAACATTTTCGTCGCGGCTATTTAGTGATCGAAACCCCCAACTATGGTCATGTGGCGATGATACCAGTAGGATTGAACACCATCGCCTCAGTGATATTTGAAGATCGATTCAAGAATGTCACTTCTGCAAACCCCGTTGCGATTACAAAAGGCGAAAAAATAGGGTATTTTCAGTATGGTGGATCCTTAAACATTCTTTTGTTTGAAAAAGATCGTTTCCCCTCATTAAATATCCTACAAGGGCAGCAAATTGGATTCCTGCTTGGTGAAGCAGAAGCAAAAGTGAAGTTAACCAAGACACGGAAGAGTCGTTTCTTGAATCGGATTGCTTATTTAGCCAGATAA
- a CDS encoding lipase family protein: protein MDNTITYLTTADLDHTRAIVLAQASGLTYDAFDKQNPAECIEVSPPDGYDFVDYWTGVDAIFNKYKTVECYGLVFRSQQSPYTYIFAFRGTSSTEDIIDNFGVNHTTFLPYKEDVVVPSELRVESGFYHIYSNSDGNTPSMQNQVFALVDQYQASEKPIDTLYITGHSLGATLSTFFTLDMALSRPDIKSASYNYASPRVGNQAFVEFYQQQAPQQNPETRTIRIQNVYDKVPCVPFKDEGYQHLPYAYLVSFSRDNLMGKFEIIDNHHRKNYKTVLNCALENESGFCDKTFDYGQGKTMKSVKPDPSTVCTYW from the coding sequence ATGGATAACACAATTACTTACCTCACAACTGCTGACCTTGATCACACCAGGGCGATCGTTTTAGCGCAAGCAAGCGGTCTAACTTATGATGCTTTTGATAAGCAAAACCCTGCTGAGTGTATTGAGGTGTCTCCACCGGATGGTTATGATTTTGTAGACTACTGGACTGGTGTTGATGCGATTTTTAATAAATACAAAACTGTTGAGTGTTATGGTCTAGTGTTTCGATCTCAGCAGTCTCCTTACACTTATATATTTGCCTTTAGAGGTACTTCTTCGACAGAGGATATAATAGATAATTTTGGTGTTAATCATACAACATTTTTACCTTATAAGGAAGATGTTGTAGTGCCATCTGAGCTCAGGGTTGAATCAGGTTTCTACCATATCTATTCCAATAGTGATGGGAACACACCCTCGATGCAGAATCAGGTGTTTGCCCTAGTTGATCAATATCAAGCATCTGAAAAACCGATCGATACTCTGTATATTACTGGCCATAGTTTAGGAGCTACACTGAGCACTTTCTTCACACTTGATATGGCGTTGTCTAGACCAGATATCAAGTCTGCAAGCTACAACTATGCTTCCCCTCGTGTAGGCAACCAAGCATTTGTAGAATTTTATCAACAACAGGCACCTCAACAAAACCCGGAGACACGAACTATTCGTATCCAAAATGTTTATGATAAAGTTCCTTGTGTCCCATTTAAAGATGAAGGATACCAGCATTTGCCCTATGCTTATCTAGTTTCATTTTCTCGAGACAACTTAATGGGTAAATTTGAGATTATCGACAATCATCATCGCAAAAATTATAAAACCGTTTTGAATTGTGCGTTGGAAAATGAAAGTGGCTTTTGTGATAAAACCTTTGACTACGGTCAGGGCAAAACGATGAAGTCGGTGAAACCAGATCCTAGTACAGTCTGTACATATTGGTAG
- a CDS encoding type II toxin-antitoxin system HicB family antitoxin translates to MSTNSPASAKQLTTKLNFNILVENQDQDLFRAIVLGLPDCQVEGANKEEAIANIRQLLTERLAKADIISLEVESPNNEHPWMEFAGMYANNPLFDEVLTDIAAYRDEIDAEMEEYYRQVDAKEIVK, encoded by the coding sequence ATGTCTACAAATTCTCCAGCTTCAGCTAAACAGCTGACAACTAAACTAAATTTCAATATCTTGGTGGAAAATCAAGACCAAGACCTATTTCGTGCTATAGTATTGGGTCTGCCTGACTGCCAAGTTGAGGGAGCTAACAAAGAAGAAGCGATCGCTAATATTCGCCAACTTTTGACTGAGCGTTTAGCTAAAGCAGATATCATTTCTTTAGAAGTTGAATCTCCCAATAATGAACATCCTTGGATGGAATTTGCTGGTATGTATGCAAATAATCCTCTGTTTGATGAGGTTTTAACAGATATAGCAGCCTATCGTGATGAAATTGATGCAGAAATGGAAGAATATTATCGCCAAGTTGATGCTAAGGAGATAGTAAAGTGA